The Ignavibacteriales bacterium genome includes a region encoding these proteins:
- the purB gene encoding adenylosuccinate lyase: MIARYTRPEMGTLWEDENRFRIWLEIEVLACEAQAELGVVPREAVGVIRSKANFNVQKVLQIEEEVKHDVIAFLTNVGEYVGPESRYIHLGMTSSDVLDTALAVQMTQSADLILQDLESLKTVLARRAKEFKTTLMIGRTHGIHAEPTTFGLKLALWYAETVRNIERMKRAREAVAVGQISGAVGTYAHLDPSVERHVCAKLGLKPAPISTQVLQRDRHAEFMNTLALCGSSLEKFATEIRHLQKTEVLEAEEFFSKGQKGSSAMPHKRNPITCERVAGLSRVLRGNAVAALENVALWHERDITHSSVERVIVPDSCILLDYMLVQFTKIVDQLLVYPENMKANLERTHGLIFSQEALLAMTKAGMKREDAYRIVQEEAMKVWKNKQSFRSLLEEREDVRKFVSSEELDRLFDPTRCLKNVDYIFHQVGLE; this comes from the coding sequence TCAGGCTGAACTTGGGGTGGTTCCGAGAGAAGCTGTTGGTGTGATACGGTCGAAGGCGAATTTCAATGTCCAGAAGGTTCTTCAGATCGAGGAAGAAGTCAAGCACGACGTCATCGCGTTCCTCACAAATGTCGGTGAGTATGTCGGACCCGAATCGAGGTATATCCATCTGGGTATGACGTCGTCGGACGTGCTGGATACTGCGTTGGCCGTTCAGATGACGCAATCGGCTGACCTGATCCTCCAGGACCTGGAATCGCTCAAAACAGTTCTGGCGCGGCGGGCGAAAGAGTTCAAGACCACGCTGATGATCGGACGAACGCATGGAATCCACGCTGAACCGACAACATTCGGGCTCAAACTGGCTCTTTGGTATGCGGAGACAGTCCGGAACATCGAGCGGATGAAGCGCGCGCGCGAAGCCGTTGCCGTCGGGCAGATTTCGGGAGCTGTGGGCACTTATGCGCATCTGGATCCGTCCGTTGAGCGGCACGTGTGCGCGAAACTTGGCCTGAAGCCGGCTCCTATTTCGACGCAGGTTCTCCAGCGTGACCGGCACGCTGAGTTCATGAATACGCTGGCGTTGTGCGGAAGCTCGCTCGAAAAATTCGCCACCGAAATCCGCCACCTCCAGAAAACCGAAGTGCTGGAAGCAGAGGAGTTTTTCTCGAAAGGGCAGAAGGGCTCCTCGGCGATGCCGCACAAGAGGAACCCGATTACGTGTGAGCGCGTCGCCGGTCTGTCACGCGTCCTTCGCGGCAACGCCGTGGCGGCGCTCGAAAACGTTGCGCTCTGGCACGAGCGGGACATCACCCATTCGTCGGTGGAACGGGTCATTGTCCCCGACAGCTGCATTCTGCTGGACTACATGCTTGTCCAGTTCACCAAGATCGTAGACCAGTTGCTCGTCTATCCCGAGAACATGAAGGCCAATCTCGAAAGAACGCATGGCCTCATATTTTCGCAGGAAGCGCTGCTGGCCATGACGAAGGCGGGCATGAAGCGGGAGGATGCGTACCGCATCGTGCAGGAAGAAGCGATGAAGGTCTGGAAGAACAAACAGAGCTTTCGGAGCCTTCTCGAAGAACGGGAAGATGTGCGGAAATTCGTTTCGAGCGAGGAATTGGACCGGCTCTTCGATCCAACGCGGTGTCTCAAGAATGTTGATTACATATTTCACCAGGTAGGACTAGAATGA